A window from Temnothorax longispinosus isolate EJ_2023e chromosome 1, Tlon_JGU_v1, whole genome shotgun sequence encodes these proteins:
- the LOC139818801 gene encoding uncharacterized protein, producing the protein MYRQILIHPDDRKYQCILWRCTLLALVCVYQLLTVTYGLACAPFLAIRTLRQLAHDEQSRYLQGAITLREDTYVDDVVSGANTLSHAIGKQTELRGLCTAGGFALRKWAANDEEVLSGIPPEHRLHHEPHSWENDSFSTLGLLWHPNEDTFAFAIHPRTVTEYTKRRVLSETARLFDPLGWLAPVVIRAKILIQSAWLQRLDWDDPLPAADAHCWRSFLEELPLLSRLRVIRWLGSEDEDAQAELHGFADASERGYAAAVYLRITRNGTVAIHLLAAKSKGGPGQRVAAHVATEKIEEEPEMLLQRPPRSTTSLLLWLRVVQALHFANEITALSANRTVSHRSSLASLSPFLDDHGVLRVGGRLKHAMLSTDERHPMIAPPSSWLTRCSLSRSTVELCTEECSSPSAYSASASGSLEAALLSNSGCIAALLAPAGEPRHCNRRWAVHLDVVSDYTTEAFLAAFRRFISRRGLCEELYSDCGTNFVGADRVLRKLFRASSADGRRLAHVAATESVKWHFNPPAAPHFGGLWEAAVKSTKFHLRRVIGETTLTFEEMSTFLAQVEACLNSRPLQVLSDDPDDMSALTPGHFLIGAPLLAVSEPSLIDAAESSLLSEVSIVVTTGTVFTMMV; encoded by the exons ATGTACCGGCAGATCCTCATCCACCCGGACGACAGGAAGTATCAGTGCATCCTCTGGCGTTGCACCCTCCTCGCCCTCGTGTGCGTGTACCAGCTCCTCACGGTAACGTACGGTCTCGCGTGCGCGCCCTTTTTGGCCATCCGAACGTTGCGACAACTGGCCCACGACGAACAATCGCGATATCTGCAGGGAGCGATCACATTGCGCGAGGACACTTACGTGGACGACGTTGTCTCGGGCGCGAACACTTTGTCACACGCGATCGGGAAACAAACTGAACTCCGCGGTCTGTGCACGGCGGGCGGGTTCGCGCTTCGAAAGTGGGCCGCAAACGACGAGGAAGTGCTGTCGGGAATTCCTCCCGAGCACCGACTTCACCACGAACCGCACTCGTGGGAAAACGACAGCTTTTCCACTCTTGGATTGTTGTGGCACCCGAACGAGGACACTTTCGCGTTCGCGATTCACCCGCGCACCGTCACAGAATACACGAAGAGACGCGTCCTATCGGAAACCGCACGTCTTTTCGATCCGCTGGGATGGCTCGCCCCCGTAGTGATTCGCGCGAAGATCCTCATTCAGTCCGCGTGGCTCCAGAGACTCGATTGGGACGATCCGCTTCCCGCCGCCGACGCGCACTGCTGGAGGAGCTTCCTCGAGGAGCTGCCTCTCCTCTCCCGCTTACGCGTGATCCGCTGGCTTGGCAGCGAGGACGAGGACGCACAAGCGGAACTGCACGGCTTTGCCGACGCATCCGAGCGAGGATACGCCGCAGCCGTGTACCTCCGTATCACCCGGAACGGCACCGTGGCCATTCATCTGTTGGCCGCCAAGAGCAAGGGTGGCCCCGGTCAG AGAGTCGCGGCACACGTCGCCACCGAGAAAATCGAGGAGGAACCCGAGATGCTTCTCCAGCGTCCACCAAGATCGACGACGTCCCTACTGCTTTGGCTTCGCGTGGTGCAAGCCCTGCACTTCGCCAACGAGATCACGGCACTTTCTGCAAACCGCACTGTGTCACATCGAAGTTCATTGGCGAGCTTGAGTCCGTTCCTGGATGACCACGGCGTTCTGAGAGTCGGAGGCCGCCTCAAGCATGCCATGCTTTCCACCGATGAGCGACATCCGATGATCGCACCTCCGTCCTCGTGGCTCACTCGTTGCTCATTGAGTCGTTCCACCGTCGAACTCTGCACGGAGGAGTGCAGCTCACCCTCGGCTTACTCCGCCTCCGCTTCTGGATCCCTCGAGGCCGCTCTGTTGTCAAACAGCGGCTGCATCGCTGCATTACTTGCACCCGCTGGCGAGCCGCGGCATTGCAACCGCCGATGG GCGGTGCATCTGGACGTCGTTTCGGATTACACGACGGAAGCCTTTCTCGCCGCCTTCCGTCGCTTCATCTCCCGTCGGGGCCTCTGCGAGGAACTGTACTCGGATTGTGGCACCAATTTCGTGGGAGCCGACCGAGTCCTGCGAAAGCTCTTCCGAGCATCATCTGCCGACGGCCGTCGCCTTGCCCACGTCGCTGCCACGGAAAGCGTCAAATGGCATTTTAACCCGCCGGCTGCACCGCACTTCGGCGGATTGTGGGAGGCTGCCGTCAAATCAACCAAATTTCACCTCCGTCGGGTCATTGGAGAGACAACCCTCACCTTCGAGGAGATGAGCACCTTCCTCGCTCAGGTCGAAGCCTGCCTGAATTCCAGGCCGCTGCAGGTTTTGTCCGACGATCCGGACGACATGTCCGCCCTTACACCAGGACACTTCTTGATCGGTGCTCCTCTTCTGGCTGTTTCCGAGCCCTCCTTGATCGACGCGGCTGAGAGCTCACT ATTATCGGAGGTCAGCATTGTGGTAACCACTGGCACTGTATTTACTATGATGGTTTAA
- the LOC139816580 gene encoding zinc finger BED domain-containing protein 4-like, which translates to MESDSGPDNDIDNPSASSVSPADTPLCNEAISFTKIDNGSCKRKKVTDYFTRNVSKDCANRDDEIRQLSNNSVESVLNSAVPSTSKDRNANEGNRETDSFSTENIDAADLEKISSSFALIWNFFTKINGGDKAKCLICGTVRSTPTSTTTTLQLHLQKHDTVYKEYMRLKKIKEKLTEGKKKVTQDSRQQESLKKCVNALMPLNPSSKKAKDITRAIAVFICKGLHPYNIVNEPGFRHLLHFLEPRYNVPCRTTFSRSIIPKLYKELKEKMLEEIGTVRDALESVSITTDLWTSRSGDAFIAFTLQFINEDVQMRHITVDCQPFSGKHDAAAVCEKVADAITELNLGDDEIEKYIVSDNGTNMVKALSEPSEKTMSDASLPDILKNKRSWQHVLCYNHTLQLAISDTRKKIDLNAVIEKVSSMVARYNRSKTSRESLQFFQEEHKLPLHDLIQMVSTRWDSEFLMLERFVEQKAAITSEQCKAGVNSLTAQEWKLAEGYVEVLRPVANFTAEMGSCKKPTLSMVLPVLFEIKSTLEDFIKKSKKGTGIMFAKTLLANIKLRFPDIQYFESKLYQIAMLLDPRFKDVLVSDNLQAAALLEDMALEKWRQHIRRGIIQCTTTNQEAANISALSASSQKKTKWGHFQKKTVMVKNMEIPDKMDNIKREVEAYLQIPTIGADEDPLAWWRVNKAAFPLLVPLARHYLALAATETSSERVFSVGGNEVMQKRTNLLSQHVRETVFCHDNIPESYFKK; encoded by the exons ATGGAGAGTGACTCAGGTCCTGACAATGATATCGACAATCCGTCTGCATCTTCGGTCTCGCCTGCTGACACTCCGTTGTGTAACGAGGCAATTTCGTTCACAAAAATAGATAACGGTTCCtgtaaaaggaaaaaagtgacagattattttacaagaaatGTCTCTAAGGATTGTGCGAACCGTGACGATGAGATAAGacaattatcaaataatagcGTAGAGAGTGTTTTAAATTCAGCTGTGCCTTCAACCTCAAAAGACAGGAATGCTAATGAGGGAAATAGGGAAACAGACAGCTTCAGCACAGAAAATATAGATGCAGCTGACTTGGAAAAAATTTCATCATCATTTGCCTTAATTTGGAATttctttactaaaataaatggGGGTGATAAAGCAAAATGCCTGATTTGTGGCACAGTTCGTTCTACACCAACTAGTACAACAACAACTCTACAGTTGCACCTGCAAAAACATGACACTGTTTACAAAGAATACATGAGACTAAAAAAGATTAAGGAGAAACTAACtgaaggaaagaagaaagtcACACAGGATTCAAGGCAGCAAGAATCACTGAAGAAATGTGTCAATGCTCTCATGCCTCTTAACCCCTCCAGCAAGAAAGCCAAGGACATCACAAGAGCAATAGCAGTTTTCATATGCAAGGGTCTACATCCTTATAACATTGTTAATGAACCAGGTTTCCGACATctgctacattttcttgaacCACGTTATAATGTCCCATGTAGGACAACATTTTCACGGTCAATTATTCCAAAACTATACAAAGaactgaaagaaaaaatgcTGGAAGAAATTGGAACTGTGAGAGATGCTCTAGAATCTGTGTCCATCACAACTGACCTTTGGACATCAAGATCTGGTGATGCTTTTATAGCATTCACTCTGCAGTTTATTAATGAGGATGTTCAAATGCGACATATAACAGTGGATTGTCAGCCTTTCTCTGGCAAACATGATGCTGCAGCTGTCTGCGAGAAGGTTGCTGATGCAATAACTGAATTGAACTTAGGCGATGATGAAATTGAAAAGTACATAGTGTCCGATAATGGAACTAACATGGTAAAAGCACTGAGTGAGCCTTCTGAGAAGACCATGAGTGATGCCAGCTTGCCAGacattctaaaaaataaaaggtcATGGCAGCATGTGCTTTGTTATAATCATACTCTTCAGCTTGCTATTAGTGACACACGgaagaaaatcgatttaaacGCTGTTATTGAAAAGGTATCCAGCATGGTAGCACGATACAACAGGAGTAAAACTTCAAGAGAATCACTCCAGTTTTTCCAGGAAGAACACAAGCTGCCATTGCATGACCTAATCCAGATGGTTAGCACAAGGTGGGATAGTGAGTTCCTCATGCTTGAAAGGTTTGTCGAGCAGAAGGCAGCTATCACTAGTGAGCAGTGTAAAGCAGGTGTCAACAGCCTAACAGCTCAGGAATGGAAGCTGGCAGAAGGATACGTTGAAGTGCTGCGACCAGTAGCCAACTTTACAGCTGAAATGGGAAGCTGCAAGAAACCAACACTCTCCATGGTGCTACCTGTGTTGTTTGAAATAAAGTCAACATTGGAAGACTTCATCAAGAAATCCAAGAAGGGCACTGGGATCATGTTTGCTAAAACTTTGCtggcaaatataaaattaagatttccAGACATACAGTACTTTGAGTCAAAGTTGTACCAAATTGCCATGCTGCTTGACCCCAGGTTCAAGGATGTTCTTGTCAGTGACAACCTACAAGCCGCTGCACTGCTGGAAGACATGGCTCTAGAAAAGTGGAGGCAACATATTAGAAGAGGCATCATTCAATGCACTACTACCAACCAAGAAGCAGCAAACATATCAGCCTTATCTGCATCTAGccagaaaaaaacaaagtggggTCACTTTCAAAAGAAAACTGTGATGGtcaaaaatatggaaatacCTGATAAAATGGACAACATAAAAAGAGAG gtAGAAGCTTACCTGCAGATACCAACGATTGGGGCGGATGAAGACCCGCTGGCTTGGTGGAGAGTGAACAAAGCAGCCTTTCCACTTCTCGTTCCTCTCGCCCGCCACTACTTGGCCCTTGCTGCAACTGAGACGTCTAGTGAGAGAGTTTTTTCTGTTGGAGGCAATGAAGTTATGCAGAAAAGAACAAACCTACTCTCGCAGCATGTGAGAGAAACTGTTTTCTGTCATGATAACATCCCtgaaagttattttaaaaaatag